In Desulfovibrio sp., the genomic window TCGAAGACTACTTCCAAGTCACCGCCTTTGAAGGCGTCGTGGACCGCAAGGACTGGGCCGTGTACCCGTCGCGGGTGGAGAACAACACCCGTCGGGTCATGGCGCTTCTGGACGAGCATGGCATCAAGGCCACCTTTTTCGTGCTCGGCTGGGTGGCGGAGCGGTTTCCGCTCATGGTGCGCGAGATGGCCGACAACGGCCATGAAGTGGCCTGTCACG contains:
- a CDS encoding polysaccharide deacetylase family protein, which produces MRNALTVDVEDYFQVTAFEGVVDRKDWAVYPSRVENNTRRVMALLDEHGIKATFFVLGWVAERFPLMVREMADNGHEVACH